The proteins below come from a single Maylandia zebra isolate NMK-2024a linkage group LG23, Mzebra_GT3a, whole genome shotgun sequence genomic window:
- the LOC106676602 gene encoding E3 SUMO-protein ligase ZBED1-like, producing MMPINTVSREGFTSLIHKVDQRYRIPSRNYFSHVAIPQMYETCRKTVMFELSQAENYASTTDLWSSRTTEPYMSFTVHFLTEDFELKTRCLETVYFPDSHTSENIAHVLREVLASWDLKEDRQVCITTDNGANVVRATELNNWVRLQCFGHRLHLAIENSIKDDARIARAIGLCKKLVGHFCHSWKAKMALKKAQQKLNLPEHTLITECPTRWGSRQKMIERVLEQQRAISDVISADKKSRHLIPTWQDLEVLESVNQALHPLQDFTDALSGESYVSVSYVKPVLHLMKTSVLAEKEEDSDLTKSIKKKILEYLITKYENPATQELMDMACFMDPRFKVSYTSTDRVSDIKTRVMSEMEAVAQKERSSAEPEAQTDDPPSRPLKKAKKSLGSFFKAAPIPTSSFMHLSQAVEAELNSYLLSTAIDSEEDPLAWWKLHKMTFPQLSKLARKYLCIPASSSPSERLFSTSGNIVTCQRTCLKPWRVNMLVFLNKNLP from the exons ATGATGCCTATAAATACAGTTAGCAGAGAGGGCTTCACCAGTCTGATACATAAAGTGGACCAGAGATACCGCATCCCCTCACGAAACTACTTTTCACATGTCGCCATTCCACAAATGTATGAAACATGCCGCAAGACCGTCATGTTTGAACTGAGCCAAGCTGAAAACTACGCAAGCACTACAGACCTATGGTCAAGTCGTACAACGGAACCATATATGAGTTTCACAGTGCACTTCCTCACCGAAGACTTTGAACTGAAAACACGGTGTCTAGAGACTGTGTATTTTCCAGACTCCCACACTAGTGAAAATATAGCCCATGTATTACGTGAGGTGTTAGCCAGCTGGGATCTTAAAGAAGATCGACAAGTGTGCATCACCACAGACAACGGTGCCAATGTTGTGAGAGCCACGGAGCTAAACAACTGGGTCAGACTTCAGTGTTTTGGACACAGGCTGCACCTTGCAATCG AAAATTCTATCAAAGATGATGCCCGCATTGCCCGAGCCATTGGACTTTGCAAAAAGTTAGTTGGACATTTTTGCCACAGCTGGAAAGCAAAGATGGCTCTGAAAAAAGCACAGCAGAAGCTCAACCTCCCAGAgcacacactgatcacagaatGCCCAACCAGGTGGGGTTCCAGGCAGAAGATGATTGAGAGAGTCCTGGAGCAGCAGCGGGCCATTTCTGATGTCATCTCAGCAGACAAGAAATCAAGACACTTGATTCCTACTTGGCAGGATCTTGAGGTACTGGAGTCTGTCAACCAGGCATTACACCCCCTGCAAGACTTTACAGATGCCCTGTCTGGTGAGAGCTACGTTAGTgtttcatatgtaaaaccagTCCTTCATCTGATGAAGACGTCGGTGCTtgcagagaaggaagaagacAGTGATTTGACAAAATCAATTAAGAAGAAAATCCTCGAGTACCTGATTACTAAATATGAAAATCCAGCTACCCAGGAACTTATGGACATGGCGTGCTTCATGGATCCCAGATTTAAAGTCAGCTACACCAGCACTGATCGAGTCTCAGACATCAAGACCAGAGTGATGTCAGAAATGGAAGCAGTGGCACAGAAG GAGAGAAGCTCCGCTGAACCAGAGGCCCAGACAGATGATCCACCCAGTCGTCCCCTGAAGAAGGCAAAAAAGTCCCTGGGCAGTTTCTTCAAGGCAGCTCCAATCCCTACCTCCTCTTTTATGCATCTCTCACAAGCTGTTGAAGCTGAGCTTAACAGCTACTTGCTATCCACGGCCATAGACAGTGAGGAAGACCCCTTGGCATGGTGGAAACTCCACAAAATGACATTCCCACAGCTAAGCAAGCTTGCAAGGAAGTATCTCTGCATACCTGCAAGTAGCTCACCTTCAGAGAGACTTTTTAGTACATCAGGAAACATAGTAACATGTCAGCGCACATGTTTAAAACCTTGGAGAGTAAACATGTTGGTTTTCCTTAACAAGAACTTGCCATAA